In Nitrospirota bacterium, one DNA window encodes the following:
- a CDS encoding zinc ribbon domain-containing protein, which produces MPIYEYQCNVCREDFEKLVFGNREVLCPKCASKDVKKKMSAFGMSGVDKPFAGSSSAGCTSCSKGSCSSCK; this is translated from the coding sequence ATGCCGATCTATGAGTACCAATGCAACGTATGCCGCGAGGATTTTGAAAAGCTGGTTTTTGGAAACAGGGAGGTTCTTTGTCCCAAATGCGCATCAAAGGATGTGAAGAAGAAGATGTCTGCATTTGGTATGAGCGGTGTAGATAAGCCTTTTGCCGGTTCGTCCTCTGCAGGATGCACCTCCTGCAGTAAGGGTTCCTGCAGTTCCTGCAAGTAA